Below is a genomic region from Clostridiales bacterium.
ACGAATGGATAAAAGAGATAGGGCAAAGTATCCCTGAGCTTCCCGATGATAAGAAAAAGAGGTTTATAGAGCAGTATAAACTTCCGGAGTATGATGCGGATATACTGACATCATCAAAAAAACTGGCAGATTTCTTTGAAGAATGTGTTAAATATACAGATGATGCAAAGTCGGTAAGCAACATTATTATGGTGGAAATGCTAAGGCTCATGAATGAAAAGGGCGTGGAAATAGAAGGGCTGAAAATAACTCCTCAGCATATAGGAAAACTCGTAAATTTGGTTAACAAAAAGACTATAAGCAGCACTGCAGCCAAAAAGGTTTTTGACGAGATGTTCACAACCGGTAAGGATCCTGACGCTATTGTAAAGGATAGGGGTTTAATCCAAAATAGCGATACCGATTTTATAAAGGGAATAGTGCTGAAAGTCTTATCTGAGAATCAGCAGTCGGTTGCAGATTATAAAAACGGCAAAGACAGGGCATTGGGCTTTCTGGTAGGAAGGGTAATGAAAGAGTCAAAGGGGAAAGCAAATCCTGCCATTGCAAACCGGATATTGAAACAGGAACTTAGTAAATAAGCATCCGGTTTAAAACGTTTTCAAGCGGGGGAATTACTACAGTAAATTAGGGGAAAGGACTGTCGCAAAATAACTGATTATAGAGGCACATCTTAAAAGCCGCTTAGTATAGTTATATATATGCAGCAGTCCTTTTTTCATTTTTCATCTTTATTGCACTCCCTACCCGGGGTATTTTGTTTTTGCTTGAAATATGCGCAGTCAGATCCTGAATCCGTAAAATTCGTCATGGTGCTTATAATGTTTAATGTACATTTGCCGTTGCTTTCATAAATGCAATTTGCAGAACAATTGATATTTGTCATAGAGGGCAGCCTCCTTTATGTTATTTTGTACAATAACATAAATTTTATTACTGTGTTAAAAATCTAGAATTCGGCGCCGTCTTTGCTGTAAAAGCATTCAATTTCAGGATAGTTCATCTGCAGCATTTCAAATGCCAGGCATAAAGCATATTCTGAATAAAAACTTGAGCTATTGATGCTAAAATTGTTCTTCTTTGTTTTGTAAGTGAATTTTTTAGCGAACACCGGCGCAATTTCGATATCCAGATGATCCGGTATGTCGCTGTCCGAAAATGGGGAATCCACTTTGCCGTCTTTGAATCTTTTATTGTTAAACAGCGTTTCAAAATCGCTGACTGATGGCGGAGCAAACCTCGACTGCGATATCTTGGAATTGTTCACGGCATTATTAAAGTAATAGATGAGCTTGCTTTTTGCATCGCCTGCCATGTCGCCGTCTGCGAAAAGGCGCAGCGAATTCA
It encodes:
- a CDS encoding hydroxymyristoyl-ACP dehydratase: MTNINCSANCIYESNGKCTLNIISTMTNFTDSGSDCAYFKQKQNTPGRECNKDEK